From the Ferrovum sp. PN-J185 genome, one window contains:
- a CDS encoding flagellar motor protein MotB — translation MFNQRSSKKSYKDEGEKPFWISYSDLMTACMTLFLVVMAVTIVMLKKKYENQYAAEAAREATISACAKDLQGIANQRFPGQARIEYSKGDAIRIDLGSIVKFDDGKHGISSEASKFLRDYIPTVLKTVKNNECKQFFRRVIVEGYTSKTGNYMTNLDLSLKRSKEVICELAKTDPDGTGGLSLDDKNQVKSLFLVGGFSFNSQKRSDEESRRAELKLEFWQLGDDKKRQEESTIDLSGKDFGVCPSQTY, via the coding sequence ATGTTTAACCAAAGATCTTCCAAGAAGTCGTACAAGGATGAAGGTGAGAAGCCCTTTTGGATTTCCTATTCAGATCTAATGACTGCATGCATGACACTTTTTCTAGTAGTTATGGCGGTAACAATTGTGATGTTGAAAAAGAAGTATGAAAATCAATATGCTGCCGAAGCAGCCAGAGAGGCAACGATTTCAGCTTGCGCAAAAGATCTTCAAGGAATTGCAAACCAACGCTTTCCTGGTCAGGCTCGTATTGAATATAGCAAGGGAGATGCAATACGGATTGATTTGGGGTCAATCGTTAAATTTGATGATGGCAAGCACGGAATTAGTTCAGAAGCCTCAAAGTTCTTAAGGGACTATATCCCAACAGTACTTAAAACAGTTAAGAATAATGAATGTAAGCAGTTTTTCAGAAGGGTGATAGTTGAGGGGTATACCAGTAAAACTGGTAACTATATGACTAACTTAGACCTGTCGTTAAAGCGCAGTAAAGAGGTTATTTGCGAACTCGCCAAAACCGATCCTGATGGAACTGGCGGATTATCGCTAGATGATAAAAATCAAGTTAAAAGCCTTTTTCTTGTCGGCGGCTTTTCATTTAACTCGCAGAAAAGAAGCGATGAAGAAAGTCGGCGGGCTGAGTTAAAGCTTGAATTCTGGCAGTTGGGTGACGATAAAAAGAGGCAAGAGGAATCTACGATTGATTTATCTGGAAAAGATTTTGGCGTATGTCCTTCACAGACCTATTAA